One genomic window of Cannabis sativa cultivar Pink pepper isolate KNU-18-1 chromosome 2, ASM2916894v1, whole genome shotgun sequence includes the following:
- the LOC115720836 gene encoding uncharacterized protein At4g22758, with translation MPSPKSNRRVNEEKNRRGKLTEKASSFHGKSFTTDQATATSQLRRPKTLPDLLPSRSLLTTSLSSSSSMIIEGRPINNKLTKILLNVTIQGSVGAVQVLISLEATVGDLIAAALSQYAKEGRRPILVATDPSRFNLHYSQFSLECLDREEQVNGLGSRNFFMCPSKTTSSSSSSSCANEAEKASKNGFSWLKFMEFKF, from the exons ATGCCAAGCCCTAAGAGTAATCGGAGAGTGAACGAGGAGAAGAATCGGAGAGGAAAACTGACGGAGAAAGCGTCGTCGTTTCACGGAAAAAGCTTCACTACTGATCAGGCGACGGCGACTTCTCAACTCCGGCGTCCGAAAACTCTACCGGACTTACTTCCGAGTCGAAGTTTACTCACAACATCTCTATCTTCATCTTCTTCGATGATCATCGAAGGAAGACCGATTAATAATAAACTGACGAAGATTCTTCTCAACGTTACGATTCAAGGTAGCGTAGGAGCGGTTCAGGTGTTGATATCGCTGGAAGCGACGGTTGGAGATCTGATTGCGGCGGCTTTGAGTCAGTACGCTAAGGAAGGTCGCCGTCCGATTTTGGTCGCCACCGATCCGTCGAGATTCAACCTCCATTACTCTCAGTTCAGCTTAGAAT GTCTAGATAGAGAGGAGCAAGTGAATGGATTAGGATCAAGAAACTTTTTTATGTGTCCAAGTAAAACGACGTcgtcttcttcatcatcatcatgtgCTAATGAAGCTGAGAAAGCATCAAAGAATGGCTTCAGTTGGCTAAAATTCATGGaattcaagttttaa
- the LOC115719367 gene encoding histone deacetylase HDT1 has protein sequence MEFWGVEIKAGEPLKIEPDDDMVIHLSQAVLGETKSKGSETVYLNVKVGDQKFVLANLSLDKFPQVTFDLVFDQEVELSHNWKNGSIHLCGYQAPTGPYEGDEMEEGQFMTDSSDEEEEVPVTAVENGKGATKPAAAKAAAGKRVAAPAKPEASGKAKVKVVEPSKDDEEDDSDDSDSDDSDEIDSEGDSDEDMLDGDDSDDSDSDEEDDEETPVKPEVSKKRPAASPSKTPVSSKKSKAAASPKSDGKKVAHVSTPHPSKKSAAKTPATPATDKSKQTPKSAGNVSCKTCSKSFNSDKALESHTKAKHA, from the exons ATGGAGTTCTGGG GTGTTGAAATTAAGGCTGGAGAGCCACTTAAAATTGAGCCTGATGATGACATGGTTATCCACCTTTCTCAg gCTGTTTTGGGTGAGACCAAAAGTAAAGGAAGTGAAACTGTCTATCTTAACGTTAAAGTTGGGGACCAGAAGTTTGTGTTGGCAAATCTTTCCTTGGACAAGTTCCCACAAGTGACTTTTGATTTGGTTTTTGATCAAGAGGTTGAATTGTCACACAACTGGAAAAATGGGAGTATTCATTTGTGTGGGTATCAAGCCCCTACTGGACCATA TGAGGGAGATGAAATGGAGGAAGGGCAATTTATGACTGACTCATCCGATGAGGAAGAAGAAGTCCCTGTAACTGCTGTTGAAAATG GCAAAGGTGCTACTAAACCTGCAGCTGCTAAGGCCGCAGCCGGTAAACGTGTTGCTGCTCCTGCCAAACCTGAAGCTTCAGGAAAGGCTAAAGTTAAGGTTGTGGAGCCAAGcaaagatgatgaagaagatgacaGTGATGATTCTGATTCTGATGATTCTGATGAAATTGATTCAGAAGGTGATTCTGATGAG GACATGCTTGATGGTGATGACAGCGACGACAGTGACAGCGATGAGGAAGATGATGAAGAGACCCCTGTGAAG CCTGAAGTGTCCAAGAAAAGGCCAGCCGCCTCTCCTTCGAAGACTCCTGTTTCTTCAAAGAAATCTAAAGCAGCAGCTTCTCCCAAATCTG ATGGTAAGAAGGTAGCTCATGTTAGTACCCCACACCCTTCAAAGAAGTCTGCAGCTAAGACTCCAGCCACACCTGCAACTGATAAATCGAAACAGACCCCAAAATCTGCTGGCAACGTTTCTTGCAAAACTTGCTCCAA GAGTTTTAATTCCGATAAAGCGCTCGAGTCTCACACTAAGGCAAAACATGCTTGA
- the LOC115718907 gene encoding splicing factor U2af small subunit B: protein MAEHLASIFGTEKDRVNCPFYFKIGACRHGDRCSRLHTKPSISPTLLLSNMYQRPDMITPGVDAQGQPIDPREMQKHFEEFYEDLFQELSKYGEIESLNICDNLADHMVGNVYVQFREEEHAANALRNLTGRFYAGRPIIVDFSPVTDFREATCRQYEENTCNRGGYCNFMHLKRISRELRRELFGKSHRRHSRSRSRSPYRHHSYEERSRGSRGHSSRRHDDRDNYHESRSRRHRSISPGHRRGRSGSRSPGHRRNRSPIREGSEERRAKIAQWNMEREEKENANDVGTDERKYDDKKHDNDYRQNGEDDYDNEKQQQQSPRKEEYEY from the exons ATGGCTGAGCACTTGGCGTCCATTTTTGGGACGGAGAAAGATAGGGTTAACTGCCCCTTTTACTTTAAAATTGGTGCTTGTCGCCATGGAGATAGGTGTTCTAGGCTACATACCAAACCCAGTATTAGCCCGACTCTTTTACTCTCCAATATGTATCAGAGACCCGATATGATTACTCCCGGCGTCGATGCCCAAGGCCAGCCTATCGACCCCCGCGAGATGCAGAAACACTTCGAG GAGTTCTATGAAGATCTTTTTCAGGAGTTGAGCAAGTATGGAGAAATTGAAAGTCTAAACATCTGTGACAACCTAGCTGACCACATG GTGGGTAATGTTTATGTTCAATTTAGAGAGGAAGAGCATGCCGCTAATGCACTTAGGAACCTCACTGGAAGATTTTATGCTG GGCGTCCCATTATTGTGGACTTCTCACCAGTGACAGACTTTCGTGAAGCCACTTGCAGGCAATATGAGGAGAATACATGCAACCGTGGTGGGTATTGTAACTTTATGCACTTGAAGAGGATTAGTAG GGAATTGCGTCGCGAGCTATTTGGGAAATCTCATCGAAGGCACAGCCGCAGCCGAAGCAGGAGTCCTTATCGGCACCACAGCTATGAAGAACGCTCTCGTGGGAGTCGTGGTCATAGCAGCAGAAGGCATGATGATAGGGATAACTACCATGAAAGTCGCAGCAGGAGGCATAGAAGTATAAGCCCTGGCCATAGAAGAGGGCGGAGTGGAAGCAGAAGCCCTGGCCATAGAAGAAACCGAAGTCCAATTAGAGAAGGGAGTGAGGAGAGAcgagcaaagattgcacaatggAACAtggaaagagaagagaaagaaaatgcCAATGATGTTGGTACCGATGAAAGAAAATATGACGATAAAAAGCATGACAATGACTATAGGCAAAATGGAGAGGATGACTATGACAACGagaagcagcagcagcagtCTCCTAGGAAGGAAGAATATGAATACTGA
- the LOC115718545 gene encoding uncharacterized protein LOC115718545 yields the protein MMAASSSSAHENWFEAAREGNLKVVQDLVREMPEIVRAQHPISKETALHIAANNGNVDVVEYLVSQMVENDLEIEDNQKWTALASATRSGITKIAECLVRKNNRLVSIACGLEEHSCLPLQWALTYGQSHMVRYLYNVTPIQQLLANNGARGANVLYWSITSQFYDLALELVECCPELVNHNAVFAFATNRDFTAFPSGCRLNFWQQWIYDWSTINVSKNVDANIHDTTRTRTNDIPKIIEENQNKTRTFQQRFASVLFKILGIKSMEEMKLRHHYTSRLLNCMSQEIKKRGVSVYGAFYKCAEEGVVEMFVSLAKTNPHLVLYYNDIGRNVFMASIEYRQPQIYCLLHGVSTKHVTIASLDCGLNTMLHMAGLLAPPNQLNKIPGAALQMQSELQWFKEIESITLPKHLHSKNKDELTPRELFTKEHKELMSNGEKWMKDTASSCSLVGSLIATIMFAVAFTVPGGNDQNTGYPIFQHKKLFKIFIISDAFSLFSSTASVLMFLGMLTSRYAEEDFLKSLPTKLVIGLLTLFISIATMTIAFCAALLIMLSGESVFIATLFLLAGLPITLFGWMQFPLLVQIFNSTYRPSIFQRNVKRWL from the exons ATGATGGcggcatcatcatcatcggCTCATGAAAATTGGTTTGAAGCTGCAAGAGAAGGGAATTTAAAGGTTGTGCAGGATTTGGTTAGAGAAATGCCAGAAATAGTGAGAGCACAACATCCGATTTCAAAGGAGACGGCTTTGCATATTGCAGCCAACAATGGAAATGTGGATGTTGTAGAATATTTAGTGTCACAAATGGTAGAAAATGATTTAGAAATTGAAGATAATCAAAAATGGACTGCTCTTGCATCGGCCACAAGGAGTGGAATCACCAAAATCGCTGAGTGTTTGGTTAGAAAGAACAATAGGTTAGTTAGTATTGCATGTGGTCTTGAGGAGCATAGTTGTTTACCACTTCAATGGGCACTCACCTATGGACAGAGCCATATGGTTCGATATTTGTATAATGTTACCCCAATTCAACAATTATTGGCTAACAATGGCGCGCGTGGAGCTAATGTCCTCTATTGGAGTATAACTTCACAATTTTATG ATTTGGCTTTGGAGTTGGTTGAGTGTTGTCCAGAATTGGTTAACCATAATGCCGTGTTTGCGTTCGCTACTAACAGAGACTTTACTGCATTTCCGAGTGGATGTCGACTCAACTTTTGGCAACAATGGATTTACGACT GGAGTACTATTAATGTATCGAAAAATGTTGATGCCAATATTCATGACACTACGAGGACGAGGACGAATGATATCCCAAAAATCATAGAAGAAAACCAAAATAAAACTC GTACATTTCAACAACGTTTTGCTTCAGTTCTCTTTAAAATTTTAG GAATAAAAAGTATGGAAGAAATGAAATTACGACATCATTACACGTCGAGATTGCTAAACTGCATGAGCCAAGAGATAAAGAAGAGAGGGGTCTCAGTTTATGGGGCCTTTTACAAATGTGCTGAGGAAGGAGTGGTTGAGATGTTTGTTAGTTTAGCAAAAACAAATCCTCACCTTGTGCTTTACTACAATGATATAGGAAGAAATGTTTTCATGGCTTCAATTGAGTATCGACAACCACAAATTTATTGCCTTCTGCATGGGGTTTCTACTAAACATGTCACTATAGCATCATTAGATTGTGGACTTAATACCATGTTACACATGGCTGGATTGTTGGCACCTCCTAATCAACTTAATAAAATTCCTGGGGCTGCATTACAAATGCAAAGTGAGCTACAATGGTTTAAG GAAATAGAGTCAATTACTTTACCAAAACATTTACATTCAAAGAACAAAGATGAACTCACACCAAGAGAGTTGTTCACAAAAGAACACAAAGAGCTAATGAGCAATGGAGAAAAATGGATGAAAGACACAGCAAGTTCATGCAGTTTGGTAGGTTCTCTAATTGCTACCATAATGTTTGCAGTAGCATTTACAGTTCCTGGTGGCAATGACCAAAACACAGGTTACCCAATTTTCCAACACAAAAAATTGTTCAAGATTTTTATAATATCAGATGCTTTTTCACTCTTCTCATCCACAGCCTCAGTGTTAATGTTTTTGGGAATGCTTACATCAAGATATGCTGAAGAAGATTTCCTCAAATCATTGCCCACAAAGTTAGTTATAGGACTTCTTACACTTTTCATATCTATTGCAACAATGACAATAGCATTTTGTGCTGCCCTTTTGATTATGTTGAGTGGTGAGTCTGTGTTTATTGCTACTCTTTTTTTGCTTGCTGGACTTCCCATTACTCTGTTTGGGTGGATGCAATTTCCTCTTTTGGTACAGATTTTTAATTCCACTTATAGGCCAAGTATCTTTCAAAGGAATGTTAAAAGATGGTTATAA
- the LOC115719211 gene encoding uncharacterized protein LOC115719211, with protein sequence MLKEINTTTITLIPKTTCPKSVTDFRYIAHNVLVCQDLVRLYGRKNCKSSCMIIIDLRKAYDTIEWEFLEEMLIGYGFPDQFIQLIMCCIRTPKFSLLFNGSMCGFFNAKRGLRQGDHMSPLLFVLGMEYFSRIFQKIGNWPGFKFQDRCSTLKLNRMCFANDKLIFNNGDFISIMLLRKGLKLFSSTSGLMPNEQKTAIYCSGMPEPEVVRILEASNFTRSSLPFSKVKMWSSRNLSYMGRVTLGNAGTQDGAGPGFVAWEKICLPKGAGGLGFRNIQEWNVAAMARYVWDIASKKDCLFVKWIHNVYLKDRQWWDYDADCSWYWKKLVGVKNKLKLKTDVASFVLQKYKIQNGYRLLFSNHGKISWCKFVWDRLIIPKYKFILWLVL encoded by the exons ATGTTAAAGGAAATCAACACTACCACTATCACTCTTATTCCTAAGACTACTTGTCCAAAGAGTGTTACTGACTTCAG GTATATTGCACATAATGTTCTAGTTTGTCAAGATTTGGTGAGACTATATGGGAGGAAAAACTGCAAATCTAGTTGCATGATCATAATTGATTTAAGGAAGGCCTATGACACCATTGAATGGGAATTCTTAGAAGAAATGTTGATCGGTTATGGGTTTCCTGACCAGTTTATACAACTTATTATGTGCTGCATAAGAACTCCCAAATTTTCTTTGCTCTTCAATGGATCCATGTGTGGTTTCTTTAATGCAAAGAGAGGGTTAAGACAAGGGGATCACATGTCTCCCCTTCTCTTTGTGCTAGGGATGGAATACTTCTCtcgaatttttcaaaagatTGGGAATTGGCCTGGTTTTAAATTCCAAGATAGATGCTCAACTTTGAAACTGAACCGTATGTGTTTTGCTAATGATAAACTGATTTTCAATAATGGAGACTTTATTTCAATAATGTTGCTGCGAAAAGGATTGAAATTATTCTCTTCAACATCAGGATTAATGCCAAATGAACAGAAGACTGCAATCTATTGCTCTGGAATGCCAGAACCTGAAGTTGTGAGAATACTGGAGGCCTCAAATTTCACAAGAAGTTCCCTACCATTTAG CAAAGTCAAAATGTGGAGCTCAAGGAATCTTTCTTATATGGGGAGAGTGACACTGGGTAATGCA GGAACACAAGATGGAGCTGGACCTGGATTTGTGGCTTGGGAAAAAATTTGTCTCCCCAAGGGAGCTGGAGGTCTTGGTTTTAGAAACATTCAGGAATGGAATGTTGCAGCAATGGCCAGATATGTGTGGGATATTGCTAGTAAGAAAGATTGTTTGTTTGTGAAATGGATACATAATGTGTACTTAAAAGATAGACAATGGTGGGACTATGACGCTGACTGTAGTTGGTATTGGAAGAAACTGGTTGGGGTCAAGAATAAGTTGAAGCTGAAAACTGATGTGGCTAGTTTTGTACTGCAGAAATATAAAATTCAGAATGGCTACAGGTTGTTATTCAGCAATCATGGGAAAATTTCATGGTGTAAATTTGTGTGGGATAGATTGATCATTCCTAAATACAAATTCATACTATGGCTAGTTCTTTAG